From Spiroplasma monobiae MQ-1, a single genomic window includes:
- the mnmA gene encoding tRNA 2-thiouridine(34) synthase MnmA, which yields MKKEKVIVGLSGGVDSSVTAAILLEQGYEVEGLFMRNWDSNLNNDILGNNLEGDICPQEQDYLDAKKVAEKLNIKIHRIDFIKEYWDYVFEYFVSEYKKGRTPNPDILCNKYIKFDKFLDYAINELKADYIAMGHYAGVRFNEKNNEFELIRGFDENKDQSYFLCQLNQKQLSRTMFPLQRYEKSEIREIAKKYDLITAEKKDSTGICFIGERNFTKFLQNYIPNQPGDIVDIKTNKKISEHIGVMYYTIGQRKGLNLGGQKEPYYVAKKDIENKILYVSPLSDESYLESKQCIVEEFNFIANYNSYFDSNKFECSAKFRYRQKDVKVEVEVISENKIVITYKEPVRAVTEGQEAVIYLGEVCLGGGVIDKVLNN from the coding sequence ATGAAAAAAGAGAAAGTTATTGTTGGTCTTAGTGGGGGAGTTGATTCTTCAGTTACAGCTGCAATATTATTAGAACAAGGTTATGAAGTTGAGGGTCTTTTCATGAGAAACTGAGATAGTAACTTAAATAATGATATTCTTGGTAATAACTTAGAAGGAGATATTTGCCCTCAGGAACAAGATTATTTAGATGCCAAAAAAGTGGCAGAAAAATTAAATATAAAAATACATAGGATAGATTTTATAAAAGAATATTGAGATTATGTTTTTGAATATTTTGTAAGTGAATACAAAAAAGGAAGAACACCAAATCCAGATATTTTATGTAACAAATATATCAAATTTGATAAATTTTTAGATTATGCCATTAACGAATTAAAAGCTGACTACATTGCAATGGGACACTATGCTGGAGTTAGGTTTAATGAAAAAAATAATGAATTTGAATTGATCAGAGGTTTTGACGAAAATAAAGATCAAAGTTATTTTTTATGCCAATTAAATCAAAAACAACTATCCAGAACAATGTTTCCACTACAAAGATATGAAAAAAGCGAAATCAGAGAGATAGCTAAAAAATATGACTTAATAACTGCAGAAAAAAAAGATTCAACTGGAATATGTTTTATTGGAGAAAGAAACTTTACAAAATTCTTGCAAAACTATATACCAAACCAACCAGGAGATATTGTCGATATAAAAACAAACAAAAAAATATCAGAACACATTGGCGTTATGTATTACACAATTGGTCAGAGAAAAGGTCTTAATTTAGGTGGTCAAAAAGAACCTTATTATGTTGCTAAAAAAGATATTGAGAACAAAATTCTGTATGTGTCACCATTAAGTGATGAAAGTTATTTAGAATCAAAACAATGTATAGTAGAAGAATTCAATTTTATTGCAAATTATAATAGTTACTTTGATTCAAATAAATTTGAATGTAGTGCCAAATTTAGATACAGACAAAAAGATGTTAAAGTAGAAGTAGAAGTTATTAGTGAAAATAAGATAGTTATAACTTACAAAGAACCTGTAAGAGCAGTTACTGAAGGTCAAGAAGCAGTTATTTACCTTGGAGAAGTATGCCTTGGTGGTGGAGTTATTGATAAAGTTTTAAATAATTAG
- a CDS encoding DUF2779 domain-containing protein, whose amino-acid sequence MKNSIRVTKEDFKRYMAECPKIAWIFHSLDNFKLAVKLKKEKKIETHYKVEIEKDGNYDTSSGFNAIDLYSDLLEKEDNELSKTELKQKNMLLKQMEDLNGFEISGLPAETIVDGNSVGDAAREYFIEKLYKDNLKDKTNFEFLDFQEKGYEETIEETKKALQDNKVKYLFEPSFEYMDSMLRVRCDVLINHGNRHVTIVEFKASTQSKIVHFFDVMYQKKVLEKNGYIVDDVNVGLINKNYVRGIGIDENRSNFLISFYEMDFENEVKDNLEKIKKPKSDESDLNYSQLIRITDKLENTKKDCGLNKMIIGMEDNGFDFDETILEISKSFENSNILNNTNCGKVSFNYTKYNYSIKESACHHVVRYYDKSKFNLYELTRFKPKAAIVHSRDEKSIYIENIVDVEKSQFNEDKGSLFKKDELRIIRTVRSYLQKNKIEAKDIIREDGIDSLMSLLKDYYKYPVYMYDFETVKWAIPKYDNSWSYEQIPFQYSIHVIDNPDYDFNDPINTMKHLNFIADKQEDPRPEFLVNFIRDCFAYGPGVYVAYNKSFERGVIKNMIYSYPELSKPLEYIYHNTIDLMEFFKKKEDNWLIYHPDFRGSYSIKKTQPGLDSSLSYKDLKINKGDKASQTFRQFLDNVISQEEYEIILKEDMLKYCDRDTLAMIVVLQRVVDIVKEYNPNFEMDIKKLLEEEKNA is encoded by the coding sequence ATGAAAAATAGTATTAGAGTAACCAAAGAAGACTTTAAAAGATACATGGCTGAATGCCCTAAAATTGCTTGAATATTTCATAGTCTTGATAATTTTAAATTAGCAGTAAAACTTAAAAAAGAGAAGAAAATTGAAACACATTATAAAGTTGAAATTGAAAAGGATGGAAATTACGATACTTCATCTGGTTTTAATGCAATTGATCTTTATTCTGACTTGTTGGAAAAAGAAGATAATGAATTAAGCAAAACTGAATTAAAGCAAAAAAATATGTTACTTAAACAAATGGAAGATCTTAATGGTTTTGAAATATCTGGTTTACCTGCAGAAACTATTGTTGATGGTAATTCTGTTGGGGACGCTGCTAGGGAATACTTTATTGAAAAACTATATAAAGATAATTTAAAAGATAAAACAAACTTTGAATTCTTAGATTTTCAAGAAAAAGGTTATGAAGAAACTATAGAAGAAACTAAAAAGGCTTTACAAGACAACAAAGTAAAATATCTTTTTGAACCTTCTTTTGAATATATGGATTCAATGTTAAGAGTTAGATGTGACGTTTTAATAAATCATGGAAATAGACATGTAACAATTGTTGAATTTAAAGCATCTACTCAATCAAAAATTGTTCATTTCTTTGATGTTATGTACCAAAAAAAAGTTTTAGAAAAAAATGGTTATATTGTAGATGATGTTAACGTTGGGTTAATAAATAAAAATTATGTAAGAGGTATTGGAATAGATGAAAACAGATCAAATTTTCTTATTTCTTTTTACGAAATGGATTTTGAAAATGAAGTAAAAGATAATTTGGAAAAAATTAAAAAACCAAAATCTGATGAGTCAGACTTAAATTATTCACAATTAATAAGAATAACTGACAAGTTAGAAAATACAAAAAAAGATTGTGGTCTAAATAAAATGATAATTGGTATGGAAGACAATGGATTCGATTTTGATGAAACTATTCTAGAAATATCTAAATCTTTTGAAAATTCAAATATTTTAAATAACACTAATTGTGGAAAAGTTTCATTTAACTATACTAAATACAATTATTCTATTAAAGAATCTGCTTGTCATCATGTTGTTAGGTATTATGATAAAAGTAAGTTTAATCTATATGAATTAACAAGATTCAAACCAAAAGCTGCAATTGTCCACTCAAGAGATGAAAAATCTATATATATTGAAAATATTGTGGATGTTGAAAAATCACAATTTAATGAAGATAAAGGTTCGTTGTTCAAAAAAGATGAGTTAAGAATTATAAGAACAGTAAGAAGTTATTTACAAAAAAATAAAATTGAAGCTAAAGATATTATTAGAGAAGATGGTATAGACTCATTAATGTCTCTTTTAAAAGATTATTATAAATATCCTGTTTATATGTATGATTTTGAAACTGTTAAATGAGCAATTCCAAAATATGATAATTCTTGATCTTATGAACAAATACCATTTCAATATTCAATTCATGTAATCGACAATCCTGATTATGATTTTAATGATCCAATAAACACAATGAAACATTTAAATTTTATTGCAGATAAACAAGAAGATCCAAGACCAGAGTTTTTAGTAAACTTTATTAGAGATTGTTTTGCATATGGCCCTGGAGTTTATGTTGCATATAACAAATCTTTTGAAAGAGGAGTTATTAAAAATATGATTTATTCATATCCTGAACTTTCCAAGCCTCTTGAATATATTTATCACAACACAATTGATTTAATGGAATTCTTTAAAAAGAAAGAAGATAATTGATTAATTTATCACCCTGACTTTAGGGGGTCATATTCAATTAAAAAAACTCAACCAGGTTTAGATAGTTCTTTAAGTTATAAGGATTTAAAAATTAACAAAGGTGATAAAGCAAGTCAAACTTTTAGACAATTTTTAGATAATGTAATAAGTCAAGAAGAATATGAAATAATATTAAAAGAAGATATGCTTAAGTATTGTGATAGAGATACTCTTGCTATGATTGTTGTTTTACAAAGGGTTGTAGATATTGTTAAGGAATATAATCCTAATTTTGAAATGGATATCAAAAAACTATTGGAGGAAGAAAAAAATGCATAA
- the fmt gene encoding methionyl-tRNA formyltransferase has protein sequence MHKVIFCGTPQISVEILKGLENTGVEIIGVITQPDKQVGRKKEIKFSPVKEYALTKGYTLFQPYKIGDILEDLKKLNPDFMLTCAYGQFITQPILDLFKNCINTHASILPKYRGGSPIQFAIMNGEKTTGISLMKMVKKMDAGEVYYQEEIEIDDEDNSETLFNKMAVLGKRMVEEKLLDIFEEKIKGIDQDESKVTFAYNLKNEQEVIDWNNSAFEINNFIRALSPQPIAFTFINEERIKIKSARVIKDEENLATLDRIFANGEVISTDKEGIIVNTSNGYLKILEIQREGKKMVSASTFNDPNSPIKTGVKFGK, from the coding sequence ATGCATAAAGTTATATTTTGTGGAACTCCCCAAATTTCTGTGGAAATCTTAAAGGGCTTGGAAAATACTGGTGTTGAAATTATAGGGGTTATAACACAACCTGATAAACAAGTTGGAAGAAAAAAAGAAATCAAATTCTCACCAGTTAAAGAGTATGCCTTAACAAAAGGATACACATTATTTCAACCTTATAAAATTGGAGATATTCTCGAGGATTTAAAAAAATTAAATCCTGACTTTATGTTAACTTGTGCATATGGACAATTCATTACCCAACCAATTTTAGATTTATTTAAAAATTGCATAAATACACATGCAAGCATTTTGCCTAAATATCGTGGAGGAAGTCCAATACAATTTGCCATCATGAATGGGGAAAAAACCACTGGAATATCTCTTATGAAAATGGTAAAAAAGATGGATGCTGGAGAAGTTTATTATCAAGAAGAAATTGAAATTGATGATGAAGATAATTCTGAAACACTATTTAATAAAATGGCTGTTTTGGGTAAGAGAATGGTTGAAGAAAAACTTTTAGATATATTTGAAGAAAAAATAAAAGGAATTGATCAAGACGAATCAAAGGTTACTTTTGCTTATAATTTAAAAAATGAACAAGAAGTCATTGATTGAAATAATTCTGCTTTTGAAATAAATAACTTCATTAGAGCTTTAAGTCCTCAACCAATTGCTTTTACATTCATAAACGAGGAGAGAATAAAAATAAAATCAGCAAGGGTTATAAAAGACGAGGAAAATTTAGCTACTTTGGATAGAATTTTTGCAAATGGTGAAGTTATTTCAACAGATAAAGAAGGGATAATAGTTAATACTTCAAATGGGTATCTAAAAATACTAGAAATCCAAAGAGAAGGTAAAAAAATGGTTAGTGCATCAACTTTTAATGATCCTAATTCGCCTATAAAAACCGGAGTTAAATTTGGAAAATAA
- the efp gene encoding elongation factor P gives MSVNDLRPGSTFLYDGNIFVVLENSFSKTGRQQGKVTVKVKNLRTGARVEITFTGGEKVDKALIEKKDMQYLYNDGTNCVLMNTETYEQVEIASSKLEWELKFITDGIMVKMTEYDGEILGITIPEKIELTIIEAEPAVKGDTTSGAQKKAKVETGLEITVPLFIKEGEKVLINTTDGKYAGRAN, from the coding sequence ATGTCAGTAAACGATTTAAGACCTGGAAGTACATTCTTATATGATGGAAACATCTTTGTTGTTTTAGAAAACTCATTTTCAAAAACAGGAAGACAACAAGGTAAAGTTACAGTTAAGGTTAAAAACCTTAGAACTGGAGCTAGAGTTGAAATAACATTTACAGGTGGAGAAAAAGTAGATAAAGCTTTAATTGAAAAGAAAGATATGCAATATCTTTATAATGATGGAACAAATTGTGTTTTAATGAATACAGAAACTTACGAACAAGTTGAGATAGCTTCATCAAAATTAGAGTGAGAATTAAAATTCATTACTGATGGAATAATGGTTAAAATGACTGAATATGATGGAGAAATCCTTGGTATTACAATTCCAGAAAAAATTGAACTTACAATAATTGAAGCTGAACCAGCTGTAAAAGGGGACACTACAAGTGGCGCTCAAAAGAAAGCTAAAGTGGAAACTGGTTTAGAAATAACTGTCCCTTTATTTATCAAAGAAGGCGAAAAAGTATTAATTAATACAACTGATGGTAAATATGCTGGAAGAGCAAATTAA
- the tig gene encoding trigger factor: MKFSAKKVAEKGQGTWIVTIDGKEWEEAVKKGKNKAAASIEIPGFRKGKAPKEKIEQYLTPVKYLNAAVQSIMEKAWAFARDQKSDIEPFTSPVPTPVKISEKECELHFIFDLKPEIKIGEYKGLKDKELVKEEVKVTKEELDKAIDQYRERFVMEKIKEDGAKIAKGDAVTFDFEGFIDGEAFKGGKGLDFKLTIGSGQMIPGFEDQMIGKTLGESSINVVFPEDYTPDLKGKSAEFKLNVKEIKERILPSKDDELVKDLNLPGITTFKELEDSLKKQIIDQKSTQSKNIFVNKVIDMIREGSKIEIPKSAINKEIDTLYREFEAKVQAQKLTMKDYKKQTGLTDEDIRNELFDDAKKRIESYLITDQVRNTEKFEVSKEEIEAKYENLAKTFGVETDFIKNSLLPEPQIKEEIIREKIVDFLYSNNG, translated from the coding sequence ATGAAATTTAGTGCAAAAAAAGTTGCCGAAAAAGGCCAAGGAACATGAATAGTTACAATAGATGGTAAAGAATGAGAAGAAGCTGTTAAAAAAGGTAAAAACAAAGCTGCTGCAAGTATTGAAATACCTGGATTTAGAAAAGGTAAAGCACCAAAAGAAAAAATAGAACAATATTTAACACCAGTTAAGTATTTAAATGCAGCAGTTCAATCAATTATGGAAAAAGCTTGAGCATTTGCAAGAGATCAAAAATCTGATATTGAACCATTTACATCACCAGTACCTACACCTGTAAAAATTAGTGAAAAAGAATGTGAATTACACTTCATTTTTGACTTAAAGCCTGAAATTAAAATCGGAGAATACAAAGGTCTTAAAGATAAAGAATTGGTAAAAGAAGAAGTTAAAGTTACAAAAGAAGAATTAGATAAAGCAATTGACCAATACAGAGAAAGATTTGTAATGGAAAAAATTAAAGAAGATGGAGCAAAAATTGCAAAAGGCGATGCTGTTACATTTGACTTTGAAGGATTTATTGATGGAGAAGCTTTTAAAGGTGGAAAAGGTTTAGACTTTAAATTAACAATTGGAAGCGGACAAATGATTCCTGGATTTGAAGATCAAATGATAGGAAAAACTTTAGGAGAATCCTCAATTAACGTTGTTTTCCCTGAAGACTACACACCTGATTTAAAAGGAAAATCTGCTGAATTCAAATTAAACGTTAAAGAAATTAAAGAAAGAATTTTACCTTCAAAAGATGATGAATTAGTAAAAGACTTAAACTTGCCTGGAATTACAACATTTAAGGAATTAGAAGATAGTTTGAAAAAACAAATTATTGATCAAAAATCAACTCAATCAAAAAATATCTTTGTAAACAAAGTTATTGATATGATTAGAGAAGGTTCAAAAATTGAAATTCCTAAATCAGCAATTAACAAAGAAATTGATACTCTATACAGAGAATTTGAAGCTAAAGTACAAGCTCAAAAATTAACAATGAAAGACTACAAAAAGCAAACAGGTTTAACTGATGAAGATATTAGAAATGAACTATTTGATGATGCTAAAAAACGTATTGAAAGTTATTTAATTACTGATCAAGTAAGAAATACTGAAAAATTTGAAGTTTCTAAAGAAGAAATTGAAGCAAAATATGAAAACTTAGCAAAAACTTTTGGAGTAGAAACTGATTTCATTAAAAACTCTCTATTGCCAGAACCACAAATTAAAGAAGAAATAATTAGAGAAAAAATAGTGGATTTCCTATACTCAAATAATGGTTAA
- the lon gene encoding endopeptidase La gives MNKKLPMLITRGSYIYPNFDQVLEIGRDKTTLAVKEAVEKYEGKILMVSQKKPLEDDPKIEELFTFGVLAEVKIKKEWKDGTLTVNIKAISRVETSDIELKDFYIANYELKDSLKSSDKDALDKITKYIKAMISSQDEFPSEVEEIINSASSDLDPNFIVDSAANLMPFMPIDKKQAMLEELDPVKRIEIINDFLDEKRQSADIESTISKKIKSRVDEQQREFYLREKLKAIKEELGDMDGEGDDLAKYRKRLETEPFPENIKKRILSEIDKCEGMPAASSEANITRTYIDWMMQTPWWQKTEEKTDLKFAKDVLDKHHYGLDKVKERIIEYLAVKQNTNKVKGQIITLVGPPGVGKTSLAKSIAESMGREFVKMALGGVKDESEIRGHRKTYIGAMPGRVIQGMKKSGVKNPVFLLDEIDKMASDYRGDPASAMLEVLDPEQNSKFSDHYLEEEYDLSDVVFIATANYPENIPEALYDRMEIIELSSYTEIEKMKIAEEYLIPKVLDDHAVTKEQVIFTKESINEIIKHYTREAGVRQLERWIASIVRKFVVKMLNKEMESLTVTPEVVNELLKKRIFEHTEKENEAQVGVVTGLAYTQFGGDILPIEVNHFPGKGGLVLTGKLGDVMKESATIAYDFVKSNYKAFGIPKEVFNENDIHIHVPEGAVPKDGPSAGVTITTAIVSALTNKPVPREIGMTGEITLRGLVFPIGGLREKSISAHRSGLKKILIPFKNTKDIEDIPEEVKKELEVVPIQKYSEVYENVFGMKLNDLVRELPISTSANEEAKKAH, from the coding sequence ATGAATAAAAAATTACCTATGTTAATAACTCGTGGTAGTTACATCTATCCAAATTTTGACCAAGTTTTAGAAATTGGTAGAGATAAGACTACTCTTGCTGTTAAAGAAGCTGTAGAAAAATATGAAGGAAAAATCTTAATGGTTTCTCAAAAAAAACCATTAGAAGATGATCCTAAAATTGAAGAATTATTCACATTCGGTGTATTAGCCGAAGTTAAAATCAAAAAAGAATGAAAAGATGGTACATTAACTGTAAATATAAAAGCAATATCACGTGTTGAAACAAGCGATATTGAATTGAAGGATTTTTATATTGCAAATTATGAATTGAAAGATAGCCTAAAAAGCTCAGATAAAGACGCATTAGATAAAATTACAAAATACATCAAAGCGATGATCAGTTCACAAGATGAATTTCCTTCTGAAGTAGAAGAAATAATAAATTCTGCTTCAAGTGATTTAGATCCAAACTTTATTGTTGATAGTGCGGCAAACTTAATGCCATTTATGCCTATCGATAAAAAGCAAGCAATGCTTGAAGAGTTAGATCCCGTAAAAAGAATTGAAATAATCAATGACTTTTTAGATGAAAAACGTCAATCAGCTGATATTGAATCAACAATTAGCAAAAAAATTAAATCAAGAGTTGACGAACAACAAAGAGAATTCTATTTAAGAGAAAAATTAAAAGCTATTAAAGAAGAATTGGGAGATATGGATGGTGAAGGAGACGACTTGGCTAAATATAGAAAACGCCTTGAAACTGAACCTTTCCCAGAAAATATTAAAAAAAGAATATTATCAGAAATCGACAAATGTGAAGGTATGCCAGCAGCTTCATCAGAAGCAAATATTACAAGAACATATATTGATTGAATGATGCAAACACCATGATGACAAAAAACTGAAGAAAAAACTGATCTAAAATTTGCAAAAGATGTTTTAGATAAACACCACTATGGTTTAGATAAAGTTAAAGAAAGAATCATTGAATATTTAGCTGTTAAACAAAATACTAACAAGGTAAAAGGACAAATCATTACATTGGTAGGTCCTCCTGGAGTTGGTAAAACAAGTTTAGCAAAATCAATTGCTGAATCAATGGGTAGAGAATTTGTTAAAATGGCTCTTGGTGGTGTTAAAGATGAATCTGAAATTAGAGGTCACAGAAAAACTTATATAGGAGCAATGCCGGGTAGAGTTATTCAAGGAATGAAAAAATCAGGAGTTAAAAACCCAGTTTTCTTACTTGACGAAATTGATAAAATGGCAAGTGACTACAGAGGAGATCCAGCTTCAGCGATGCTTGAAGTATTAGATCCAGAACAAAACTCAAAATTCTCAGATCACTACTTAGAAGAAGAATATGATTTAAGCGATGTTGTATTCATTGCAACAGCAAACTATCCTGAAAATATTCCAGAAGCGTTATATGACAGAATGGAAATCATTGAACTTTCAAGTTATACTGAAATTGAAAAAATGAAAATTGCAGAAGAATATTTAATACCAAAAGTATTAGATGATCATGCAGTTACAAAAGAACAAGTTATCTTTACAAAGGAATCAATTAACGAAATTATCAAACACTACACTAGAGAAGCTGGTGTTAGACAATTGGAAAGATGAATTGCTTCAATTGTTAGAAAGTTTGTTGTAAAAATGTTAAACAAAGAAATGGAGTCATTAACTGTAACTCCAGAAGTTGTTAATGAATTGTTGAAAAAACGTATCTTTGAACATACAGAAAAAGAAAATGAAGCACAAGTTGGTGTTGTTACAGGACTTGCATACACACAATTCGGAGGAGATATATTACCAATAGAGGTAAATCACTTCCCAGGTAAAGGTGGACTGGTATTAACTGGTAAACTTGGAGATGTTATGAAAGAATCTGCAACAATAGCTTACGACTTTGTTAAATCAAACTACAAAGCGTTTGGTATTCCAAAAGAAGTGTTTAATGAAAATGATATACATATTCACGTTCCGGAAGGTGCTGTACCAAAAGACGGTCCAAGTGCCGGGGTAACAATTACAACCGCTATTGTTTCGGCCTTAACAAACAAACCTGTTCCAAGAGAAATTGGTATGACAGGAGAAATCACATTAAGAGGTTTAGTATTTCCGATTGGTGGTTTAAGAGAAAAATCAATATCTGCTCACAGAAGTGGATTGAAAAAAATATTAATACCATTCAAAAACACTAAAGATATTGAAGATATTCCTGAAGAAGTTAAAAAAGAACTAGAAGTAGTTCCTATACAAAAATATTCAGAAGTATATGAAAATGTATTTGGTATGAAACTAAATGACTTAGTGAGAGAACTTCCAATATCAACTTCAGCAAATGAAGAGGCAAAAAAAGCTCATTAA
- a CDS encoding ABC transporter ATP-binding protein, protein MDQSFSVTNNPIGDVNVASKKEESKKYIPDDKVYKLVKEKQKLKFSWIVLIYGWKYKALFLSVVFVVTFSAFLVSLNTLFLKNVLSAAQAEDLTYWNLKWHWWMAITAADLVMLYFCTYIRNSCSIMLAVRIEVELRNLTIKRLLEQDISYYSDKKIGKLMTKLVGDTNVIGNEISGMIAWVIQAPLVIIMGTVMMFIIHPQLAVVASVSVYLLTILVILFSLQYQKKVKKVREVISDINGDVVDRIGAIKLVKATGTRKYEESRLETLHDPYIKAFKPISKIDGTLLAILIASDVVINLIMITVAISFYRNESGMMTETLPAFISAMVGLTRPLWQIAAIIPGLSRASASSTQIYETIEQDPILDDNEKNGLLFDENISKIEFRQVKFNYPEKPEVNIVPKLDLVLEKGKSYAFVGETGSGKSTISKLLLRFYDPTEGCVLVNDKNVKDFNLKSYLSHVGYVEQEPSIIFGDVYDNVRYGYFQATEEEVHEACKKAQIDKIINSWPYGYQTVLGERGLLLSGGQKQRLVIARILLRNPELLILDEATSALDNIVEKEIQAQLNELMKDKTSVIIAHRLSTIKDVDQIFVLAPGKGIVQQGTYKELIKVPGKFKDLHDAGNA, encoded by the coding sequence ATGGATCAATCATTTAGTGTAACAAACAACCCAATTGGTGATGTGAATGTTGCAAGTAAAAAAGAAGAATCTAAAAAGTACATACCAGATGATAAGGTATATAAACTTGTGAAAGAAAAACAAAAATTAAAGTTTTCTTGAATTGTTTTAATATATGGATGAAAATACAAGGCTTTATTTTTAAGTGTTGTATTTGTAGTTACTTTTAGTGCTTTTTTAGTAAGTTTAAATACTTTGTTCCTAAAAAATGTTTTATCTGCAGCTCAAGCAGAAGATTTGACTTATTGAAATTTGAAGTGACATTGATGAATGGCAATAACTGCAGCAGATTTAGTGATGCTTTATTTCTGTACATATATTAGAAACTCTTGTTCAATAATGTTAGCTGTAAGAATAGAAGTTGAATTAAGAAATTTAACAATTAAGAGATTATTAGAGCAAGACATTAGTTATTATTCTGATAAAAAAATAGGTAAATTAATGACTAAGTTAGTTGGTGATACTAATGTTATTGGAAATGAAATATCAGGAATGATTGCTTGGGTAATTCAAGCTCCATTAGTAATAATTATGGGTACTGTTATGATGTTCATAATACATCCACAATTAGCTGTTGTTGCAAGTGTTTCTGTTTATTTATTGACCATATTAGTAATTTTATTCTCATTACAATACCAAAAGAAAGTTAAAAAAGTTAGAGAAGTAATTTCTGACATAAACGGAGATGTTGTTGATAGAATTGGTGCTATTAAATTAGTTAAAGCAACAGGGACTAGAAAATATGAAGAATCAAGATTAGAAACACTTCATGACCCATATATTAAAGCTTTCAAACCTATATCTAAAATTGATGGAACATTGTTAGCAATCCTTATTGCATCTGATGTTGTTATAAATTTAATTATGATAACTGTTGCGATTTCATTTTATAGAAATGAATCTGGAATGATGACAGAAACTTTACCTGCATTTATTTCTGCAATGGTTGGTTTAACAAGACCTTTATGACAAATTGCAGCTATTATTCCAGGTCTTTCTAGAGCGTCAGCTTCTTCAACTCAAATTTATGAAACAATTGAACAAGATCCTATTTTAGATGACAATGAAAAAAACGGATTATTATTTGATGAAAATATTTCTAAAATTGAATTTAGACAAGTTAAGTTTAATTATCCAGAAAAACCAGAAGTTAATATAGTTCCGAAACTAGATTTAGTTCTAGAAAAAGGAAAATCTTATGCCTTTGTTGGAGAAACTGGAAGTGGTAAATCAACAATTTCTAAATTATTATTAAGATTTTATGACCCAACAGAAGGTTGCGTTCTTGTAAACGATAAAAATGTTAAAGATTTCAATTTAAAAAGTTACTTAAGCCATGTTGGTTATGTCGAACAAGAACCTTCAATAATATTTGGGGATGTATATGACAATGTAAGGTATGGTTACTTTCAAGCAACTGAAGAAGAAGTCCATGAAGCTTGTAAAAAAGCACAAATTGACAAAATCATTAATAGTTGACCATATGGTTACCAAACAGTTCTTGGTGAACGAGGATTGTTATTGAGTGGTGGGCAAAAACAAAGACTTGTTATTGCAAGAATACTTTTAAGAAACCCAGAACTTTTAATTTTAGATGAAGCAACAAGTGCTTTAGACAATATTGTAGAAAAAGAAATTCAAGCTCAATTAAATGAACTAATGAAAGACAAAACATCAGTAATTATTGCTCATAGGTTAAGTACTATAAAAGATGTTGATCAAATATTTGTTTTAGCTCCAGGTAAGGGAATTGTTCAACAAGGGACTTATAAAGAGTTAATAAAAGTACCAGGTAAATTTAAAGATTTACATGATGCTGGAAATGCTTAA